The proteins below come from a single Malus sylvestris chromosome 3, drMalSylv7.2, whole genome shotgun sequence genomic window:
- the LOC126616140 gene encoding uncharacterized protein LOC126616140 has protein sequence MWESWRAIPQEVKDAVLYELSYINDLCSSRLTQWKSDLHKHYELHDGSDVALEVRCPIELVGRWDEWEWLCGHFQDKKYFKKVKANSINRSKKKLLHQFGSRRFPYRLEERRKGGQSFWKLTCSRRCKFSPGMR, from the exons ATGTGGGAGTCATGGAGAGCTATCCCACAAGAAGTCAAAGACGCCGTTCTTTATGAATTATCG TACATCAACGACCTTTGCTCCAGTAGGCTTACTCAATGGAAGAGTGACCTCCACAAGCATTATGAGCTACATGATGGTTCGGATGTCGCTTTAGAAGTTAGGTGCCCTATAGAGTTGGTGGGCCGTTGGGATGAATGGGAGTGGCTCTGCGGCCATTTTCAAGACAAGAAATACTTC aAAAAAGTGAAGGCAAACTCGATCAATCGGTCGAAGAAGAAACTTCTTCACCAATTCGGCTCACGACGCTTCCCTTATAGGTTGGAGGAGCGACGTAAG gGGGGTCAAAGTTTCTGGAAATTGACATGTTCAAGGAGGTGTAAGTTCAGCCCAGGGATGAGATGA